The proteins below come from a single Bubalus kerabau isolate K-KA32 ecotype Philippines breed swamp buffalo chromosome 19, PCC_UOA_SB_1v2, whole genome shotgun sequence genomic window:
- the CLK3 gene encoding dual specificity protein kinase CLK3 produces the protein MHHCKRYRSPEPDPYLSYRWKRRRSYSREHEGRLRYPSRREPPPRRSRSRSHDRLPYQRRYREHRDSDTYRCEDRSPSFGEDYYGSSRCHHRRRSREREPYRTRKHAHHCHKRRTRSCSSASSRSQQSSKRSSRSVEDDKEGHLVCRIGDWLQERYEIVGNLGEGTFGKVVECLDHARGKSQVALKIIRNVGKYREAARLEINVLKKIKEKDKENKFLCVLMSDWFNFHGHMCIAFELLGKNTFEFLKENNFQPYPLPHVRHMAYQLCHALRFLHENQLTHTDLKPENILFVNSEFETLYNEHKSCEEKSVKNTSIRVADFGSATFDHEHHTTIVATRHYRPPEVILELGWAQPCDVWSIGCILFEYYRGFTLFQTHENREHLVMMEKILGPIPSHMIHRTRKQKYFYKGGLVWDENSSDGRYVKENCKPLKSYMLQDTLEHVQLFDLMRRMLEFDPAQRITLAEALLHPFFAGLTPEERSFHTSRNPSR, from the exons ATGCATCACTGTAAGCGATACCGCTCCCCTGAGCCAGACCCGTACCTGAGCTACCGATGGAAGAGGAGGCGGTCTTACAGTCGGGAGCATGAAGGGAGATTGCGATACCCGTCTCGAAGGGAGCCACCGCCACGGAGATCTCGGTCTAGAAG CCATGACCGCTTGCCCTACCAGAGGAGATACCGGGAGCACCGTGACAGCGACACTTACCGGTGTGAAGACCGGAGCCCATCCTTTGGGGAGGACTACTACGGATCTTCACGTTGCCATCATCGCCGGCGATCACGGGAGAGGGAGCCATACCGGACCCGCAAGCACGCCCACCACTGCCACAAACGCCGCACCAGGTCTTGTAGCAGCGCCTCCTCG AGAAGCCAACAGAGCAGTAAGCGCAGCAGCCGGAGTGTGGAAGATGACAAGGAGGGCCACCTGGTGTGCCGGATCGGCGATTGGCTCCAAGAGCGAT ATGAGATCGTGGGGAACCTGGGTGAAGGCACCTTTGGCAAGGTGGTGGAGTGCTTGGACCATGCCAG AGGGAAGTCTCAGGTTGCCCTGAAGATCATCCGCAATGTAGGCAAGTACCGAGAGGCCGCCCGGCTAGAAATCAACGTTCTCAAGAAGATCAAGGAGAAGGACAAAGAGAACAAGTT CCTGTGCGTCTTGATGTCTGACTGGTTCAACTTCCACGGTCACATGTGCATCGCCTTTGAGCTCCTGGGCAAGAACACCTTTGAGTTCCTAAAGGAGAATAACTTCCAGCCTTACCCTCTACCACATGTTCGGCACATGGCCTACCAGCTCTGCCACGCCCTTAGAT TTCTACATGAGAACCAACTGACCCACACAGACTTGAAGCCAGAGAACATCCTGTTTGTGAATTCTGAGTTTGAAACCCTCTACAATGAGCACAAG aGCTGTGAGGAGAAGTCAGTGAAGAACACCAGCATCCGAGTGGCTGACTTCGGCAGTGCTACCTTTGACCATGAGCATCACACGACCATCGTGGCCACCCGTCACTATCGTCCACCTGAGGTGATCCTTG AGCTGGGCTGGGCACAGCCCTGCGATGTCTGGAGCATCGGCTGCATTCTCTTTGAGTACTACCGGGGCTTCACACTCTTCCAG ACCCACGAGAACCGAGAGCATTTGGTGATGATGGAGAAGATCCTAGGGCCCATCCCATCACACATGATCCACCGGACAAG GAAGCAGAAATATTTCTACAAAGGGGGCCTGGTTTGGGATGAGAACAGTTCTGACGGCCGGTATGTGAAGGAGAACTGCAAACCTCTGAAG AGTTACATGCTCCAAGACACGCTGGAGCAC